One stretch of Actinacidiphila sp. DG2A-62 DNA includes these proteins:
- a CDS encoding ABC transporter ATP-binding protein, whose translation MALEDLTKRYPGNPRPAVESVTMEIKAGETVILVGPSGCGKSTTLKMINRLIEPSSGRIRIGDEDVTDIDPVRLRRKIGYAIQSSGLFPHMTVAENIALVPKMVGWGKSRVRDRVEEMLDLVGLDPREFHGRYPRQLSGGQQQRVGVARALAADPPVLLMDEPFGAVDPITRDHLQDELIRLQHELHKTIVFVTHDFDEAIKLGDRIAVLRERSHIAQFDTPEAILTNPADEFVSGFVGAGAALKRLNLTRVRDVEIADFAALTVDEPLQSIFDRLRMSQHNELLLLDHRRRPYKWLRRGDLMRARGSLARSGTPVTHTVTRDATLRDALEAVLTDSGGRVAVTGRRGEFIGVVDMETLMNSVHEMLEADRLAAAEHRHELAEVKARQESGRAPGEGEEPGGSGTGGSGATGGGGEQAP comes from the coding sequence ATCGCCCTGGAGGACCTGACCAAGCGCTACCCCGGCAACCCGCGGCCCGCGGTGGAGAGCGTCACGATGGAGATCAAGGCCGGCGAGACGGTGATCCTGGTCGGGCCGTCCGGCTGCGGCAAGTCCACCACGCTGAAGATGATCAACCGGCTGATCGAGCCCTCCTCGGGCCGCATCCGCATCGGCGACGAGGACGTGACCGACATCGACCCGGTGCGGCTGCGCCGCAAGATCGGCTACGCGATCCAGTCCTCCGGGCTCTTCCCGCACATGACGGTCGCCGAGAACATCGCGCTGGTGCCGAAGATGGTCGGCTGGGGCAAGTCCCGGGTCAGGGACCGGGTGGAGGAGATGCTCGACCTGGTCGGCCTCGACCCGCGCGAGTTCCACGGCCGCTACCCGCGGCAGCTGTCCGGCGGGCAGCAGCAGCGGGTGGGCGTGGCGCGGGCGCTGGCCGCCGATCCGCCGGTGCTGCTGATGGACGAGCCGTTCGGCGCGGTCGACCCGATCACCCGCGACCACCTCCAGGACGAGCTGATCCGGCTCCAGCACGAACTGCACAAGACGATCGTCTTCGTCACCCACGACTTCGACGAGGCGATCAAGCTGGGCGACCGGATCGCGGTGCTGCGCGAGCGCTCGCACATCGCGCAGTTCGACACCCCGGAGGCGATCCTCACCAACCCGGCCGACGAGTTCGTCTCCGGCTTCGTCGGCGCCGGCGCGGCGCTCAAGCGGCTCAACCTGACCCGGGTGCGGGACGTGGAGATCGCCGACTTCGCCGCGCTGACGGTGGACGAGCCGCTGCAGTCGATCTTCGACCGGCTGCGGATGAGCCAGCACAACGAGCTGCTGCTGCTCGACCACCGCAGGCGCCCGTACAAGTGGCTGCGGCGCGGCGACCTGATGCGGGCCAGGGGCTCGCTGGCCCGCTCCGGCACCCCGGTCACGCACACGGTGACCCGGGACGCCACGCTGCGCGACGCGCTGGAGGCGGTGCTCACCGACAGCGGCGGACGCGTCGCGGTCACCGGGCGGCGCGGGGAGTTCATCGGCGTGGTGGACATGGAGACGCTGATGAACTCGGTGCACGAGATGCTGGAGGCCGACCGCCTGGCCGCCGCGGAGCACCGCCACGAGCTGGCGGAGGTCAAGGCGCGGCAGGAGTCCGGCCGGGCGCCCGGCGAGGGCGAGGAGCCCGGCGGGAGCGGGACCGGCGGCAGCGGGGCGACCGGCGGGGGCGGGGAGCAGGCGCCGTGA
- a CDS encoding ABC transporter permease, with amino-acid sequence MDAAEALGLPEDGDGRDDADDRDDREAAAEGAVGPPHRPARKVTWQKLVFMPALLAVALVATYLWITHIHLDAIEHNSLDNGNVQLRLWQHVRLTAISTFWVLLIAIPLGVALTRRRLRPVAPLFTALANIGQATPAIGLLALLVIWLGIGARTAIIGIVIYAVLPVLSNTVAGLRAIDPTMVEAARGIGMSALGVLTRVELPLAVPLILAGVRTALVLNVGTATLATFGGGGGLGDLITSGIVNQRMPVLVLGSILTVVLALFVDWLASVAEALLRPRGLEAGR; translated from the coding sequence ATGGACGCCGCCGAGGCGCTCGGCCTCCCGGAGGACGGGGACGGCCGGGACGACGCGGACGACCGGGACGACCGGGAGGCGGCCGCCGAGGGCGCGGTGGGCCCGCCGCACCGGCCCGCGCGCAAGGTGACCTGGCAGAAGCTGGTGTTCATGCCGGCCCTGCTGGCCGTCGCGCTGGTCGCCACCTACCTGTGGATCACGCACATCCACCTGGACGCGATCGAGCACAACTCCCTGGACAACGGCAACGTCCAGCTGCGGCTGTGGCAGCACGTCAGGCTGACCGCGATCTCCACCTTCTGGGTGCTGCTGATCGCGATCCCGCTGGGCGTCGCGCTGACCCGGCGCCGGCTGCGGCCGGTCGCGCCGCTGTTCACCGCGCTGGCCAACATCGGCCAGGCCACCCCGGCGATCGGCCTGCTGGCGCTGCTGGTGATCTGGCTGGGCATCGGCGCCCGCACCGCGATCATCGGCATCGTCATCTACGCGGTGCTGCCGGTGCTCTCCAACACCGTCGCCGGCCTGCGAGCGATCGACCCGACGATGGTGGAGGCCGCGCGCGGCATCGGCATGTCCGCGCTGGGGGTGCTGACCCGGGTGGAGCTGCCGCTGGCGGTGCCGCTGATCCTGGCCGGGGTGCGCACCGCGCTGGTGCTCAACGTCGGCACCGCGACTCTCGCCACCTTCGGGGGCGGCGGCGGTCTCGGCGACCTGATCACCTCGGGCATCGTCAACCAGCGCATGCCGGTGCTGGTCCTCGGGTCGATCCTGACGGTGGTGCTGGCGCTGTTCGTGGACTGGCTCGCCTCGGTCGCCGAGGCGCTGCTGCGCCCGCGCGGCCTGGAGGCCGGGAGGTGA
- a CDS encoding glycine betaine ABC transporter substrate-binding protein, which produces MAAGAGGLALTCLAACGLTSGSPLVDDVEPGSVGAGRPLKGASLTITSKNFSENIILGEMIGLVFKAAGASVLDRTNITGSIGAREAVKSGQADAMYEYTGTAWITYLGHTEPVKDPHAQWRAVRDADVRNGLTWLRPSTLDNTYSLAISARDNARYHLRTLSDVAALARRDPGAVTLCVENEFASRQDGLVGMEKAYGMNLRSGNIQKMDAGIIYTQINKSNSCLLGEVYTTDGRIRSMHLTVMKDDRGFFPHYNAAPVIYSKAFREHPVIAKLLDPVSARLTTAVAQQLNAKVDVDGQDPHDVAKDWLIQEGFIKEG; this is translated from the coding sequence CTGGCGGCCGGAGCCGGCGGCCTCGCGCTGACCTGCCTCGCCGCCTGCGGCCTGACCAGCGGCAGCCCGCTGGTGGACGACGTGGAGCCGGGGTCGGTCGGCGCGGGCAGGCCGCTGAAGGGCGCCTCGCTCACCATCACCTCGAAGAACTTCAGCGAGAACATCATTCTCGGCGAGATGATCGGCCTGGTGTTCAAGGCGGCCGGCGCCTCGGTGCTGGACCGCACCAACATCACCGGTTCCATCGGCGCCCGCGAGGCCGTCAAGTCCGGCCAGGCGGACGCGATGTACGAGTACACCGGCACCGCCTGGATCACCTACCTCGGGCACACCGAGCCGGTGAAGGACCCGCACGCGCAGTGGCGGGCGGTGCGCGACGCGGACGTGCGCAACGGCCTGACCTGGCTGCGTCCGTCCACCCTGGACAACACCTACTCGCTCGCCATCAGCGCCCGCGACAACGCCCGCTACCACCTGCGCACGCTCTCCGACGTGGCCGCGCTCGCCCGCCGCGACCCGGGCGCGGTCACGCTGTGCGTGGAGAACGAGTTCGCCTCCCGGCAGGACGGCCTGGTCGGCATGGAGAAGGCGTACGGCATGAACCTGCGGTCGGGGAACATCCAGAAGATGGACGCCGGGATCATCTACACGCAGATCAACAAGAGCAACTCGTGCCTGCTCGGCGAGGTGTACACCACCGACGGCCGGATCAGGTCCATGCACCTGACCGTCATGAAGGACGACAGGGGCTTCTTCCCGCACTACAACGCGGCGCCGGTGATCTACTCCAAGGCGTTCCGCGAGCACCCGGTGATCGCGAAGCTCCTCGACCCGGTCAGCGCCCGGCTCACCACCGCGGTCGCCCAGCAGCTCAACGCCAAGGTGGACGTCGACGGCCAGGACCCGCACGACGTGGCGAAGGACTGGCTGATCCAGGAGGGCTTCATCAAGGAGGGCTGA
- a CDS encoding S16 family serine protease: MAETLRAPRPVLRLRPPRRPVALAVCGAVLVALFAVAAFAPLPLTIVAPGMTANVLGADKGTQIITVEGAAVRRTGGQLRMVTIEATAPDASVHLGDVWHAWFATDQAVMPRDSVYPGGGSVKEIEKANQRQMTESQDAATAAALHELGLSPSKVTVTLRLTDVGGPSAGLLFTLGIIDKIRGDGHGGDLTGGRVIAGTGTIDASGKVGAVGGVPLKEQAARRDGATVFLVPRAECADAKARLPKGLTLVPVTSLDTALSALSALRAGQPTPAC; encoded by the coding sequence ATGGCTGAAACCTTGCGCGCTCCGCGTCCCGTGCTCCGCCTCCGCCCGCCGCGGCGGCCGGTGGCGCTCGCGGTGTGCGGCGCGGTGCTCGTCGCGCTGTTCGCGGTGGCCGCGTTCGCGCCGCTGCCGCTGACCATCGTCGCGCCGGGCATGACCGCGAACGTGCTGGGCGCGGACAAGGGCACCCAGATCATCACGGTCGAGGGCGCCGCGGTGCGCAGGACCGGCGGGCAGCTGCGGATGGTGACCATCGAGGCCACCGCGCCCGACGCCTCGGTGCACCTCGGCGACGTGTGGCACGCCTGGTTCGCCACCGACCAGGCCGTGATGCCGCGCGACTCGGTCTACCCCGGCGGCGGCTCGGTCAAGGAGATCGAGAAGGCCAACCAGCGGCAGATGACCGAGTCGCAGGACGCCGCGACCGCCGCCGCGCTGCACGAGCTCGGCCTGTCGCCGTCGAAGGTCACCGTGACGCTGCGGCTGACCGACGTGGGCGGCCCGAGCGCGGGCCTGCTGTTCACCCTCGGCATCATCGACAAGATCCGGGGCGACGGCCACGGCGGCGACCTCACCGGCGGCCGGGTCATCGCCGGCACCGGCACGATCGACGCCTCGGGCAAGGTCGGCGCGGTCGGCGGGGTGCCGCTGAAGGAGCAGGCCGCGCGGCGCGACGGCGCCACCGTCTTCCTGGTCCCGCGCGCGGAGTGCGCCGACGCCAAGGCCCGGCTCCCCAAGGGGCTGACGCTGGTGCCCGTCACCAGCCTGGACACCGCGCTGTCGGCGCTGTCGGCGCTGCGCGCGGGACAGCCGACGCCGGCCTGCTGA